CATCGATCAGGATGATGTTGATGAAGCGACGCGTGACCGCACATGCGTGCCGCGAAATCCGGTCATCCGCATCATTGAAACACGCGAGCAGCTTAATACTTTTGTCCGCGCCGCGGCCGCTAAGACGGGCGACGACATAGTGGGAGTGATTTCCGCCACGGGCAGGTAAAGGCGAGAGAACGAACATATCGCCGTCGTGGCCTAATCCGGTGGGATGCGGAACAGCCGTTTGGATGGCGGCGCCGCAACCGCCAATGATTTTACATATCGCCGGACTCGATGTGCGCCATACCCGGTGGCATTGTCATCGCGCCGGGCGTTGCACGCAAAATTGATTTTTGAACTTTAACTTTCAGCAACTCGCGCCACAATCGGCAACGTGAAATGAAAGGTCGCCCCGAGCGATGACGCGCGGTCGAACCAAAGTTCGCCGCCGTGCGCCTTGATGATCGCCTGACAGATCGGCAGGCCGATTCCCATTCCGTCAGGCTTCGTTGTGACGAAAGGCTCAAAGAGACGAGCCGCCACATCGGAAGATATTCCAAGGCCGGTGTCCGCAACACTGACACGGACATGTGCCCCCGACCGATCACTTGAGACCCGAAGCTCGCGCTCGATCGTCTCGGCCATCGCCTCGACGGCATTGCGCATCAAGTTGAGCAGAACCTGTTGTATCTGGACGCGATCAATGAACACGATATCATCTGCGATCAATTGAAAAACGACGGTAACGCCGCTTTGGCGTGCGCTGATCAAAACGAGATCGTTTACGCCGGCAAGCATCGCCCTGAGGGTCATATGCTCCCTTTCTCCATCGGACCTCGATGTAAAGGATCGCAAATGGTGAAGAATATCCGTGGCGCGGCGCGCCTGCTGCGCGGCACGATCCACGGCGATCGTAAGCTGCGCGGAGTGACCGGCGTCATCAGAGCCTAAAAGCCTGCGCGCGGCATTTAGATAATTGATAATCGCCGTCAAAGGCTGGTTGAGTTCATGAGCCACCGCGCCGGCCATCTGGCCCATGTCGCTCCTCCGAGAGAAATGGATAAGGTCCAGCTCTTGCCGTCCTAGCGCCGCCGGCCGCGCCGATCTCTCAGCCGATGGCACGACGATCGCGCGTGCAATTTGAGATATGCCGAGAAGCTGCCCGGAGCGACCCAGAACTGGGGAGAGCGCTAGAGAGACATGCACGATTTCGCCATCCTTGCGACGGCATAAGCCTTCATAAGGGGGGACTGCTTCGCCCTCCTTGATCCGCCGCGTTGAGATCGCGAGCCTATCTTCGGTTTCAGAGGTACCGGCGAGCATGGAGGCGGGTCGTCCGAGTGCTTCACCTGCCGTGTAGCCGAACAATTCTTCGGCGCCTGCGTTCCAACTCGAGATGACGCCATCTAAACTCTGGCCGATAATCGCATCCTGGGCGCCAGATACGATGGCCGTGAGATCCGCCCAAGGATCGAGCTCCTCTGGCATCGGCGCCCGCTTTCTCTTTGCTTTGGATCAAGGTTGATCCCAGCTCGTATGGCAACTTAGGAGAAGTGCCTTGCCTCGCCCTGACAAAAGTCAGGATTAAACCTTTCTTTTGGCTCTGAACGCACGTGGATGGCCTGATGCCTATTGGTAAAATGTTTTTATGCATCTTTATGAATGTGCGCATTTCGGAAGCCTTAGGAATGGCTCAATGACGACACGCGGTCATGCCGATCTCCGCATACGTGCGGTTCGTAGTTGGCCGCGCGAACATGGCAAAGAAGCGCCGCATCTGACCTTGTCGGCTGCTGACAAGGTCGAGCTCGGGCGTCTTGCACAGATCATCGAATATAAAACGGTCGGCTCACTTATCTTCTCGCAGGGGGATGAGGCGACCTACCTGTATCTGTTAGCTGAGGGCGTTGTCCGGACACATCACGTTCTGAATAATGGCGAGAGGCAAGTCTTGGCCTTCCTCTGGCCTGGTGATCTGTTCGGCCTTGCCGAAAATGGTAGATACCTGAGCTGCGCGGAAGCGATTACACCTTCAAAAGTCTATCGATTTCCCATTAGGAGGCTTGAGCACTTCCTTTTGAAGAACCCGAGTATCCAAGACAGCTTTTTCGTCAAAGCCGTGTATGACCTGCGAAACACGCAGCGTCAGCTCATCGTCATGGGACGGTTTGATATTCCGCGACGGCTGGCGGCGTTTCTGCTCGATTGTTCGGCGCATGAGCATTATTTCGATCATCGCACCAAGATCCTCACGCTGCCGATGAACCGCGACGATATCGCAGATTATCTCGGCACCTCCGCGGAAACCGTGACCCGCGCTCTCAATCGATTGGAAAGTGAAGGGATGGTTCAGCGCATCACAGCCCGCAAGATTGAACTCAAGCCAGCTATCTTGAAGGCGTTCATCGACCTTAATTGAAGATCAGACCAGCATAGCCAAAGTCCCGATGCATCGCGAAGCGATCAATTGACGGTGGGGATAACTTTGGATCTTATTTTAGCCGCTGCAATCCGCAGCCGGCGGAATCGTTAGAGGAGGGGTAATGGGAACAATTCTGATTATAGTGATACTTATCCTGCTATTCGGCGGCGGGGGTGGCTACTACGGCTATAGCCGCTATGGCGCAGGCGGTTTGGGCGGTGTCCTTGGCCTAGTGCTCATCATTATCCTCGTGCTCTGGCTGGTGGGCGGCCTCCACACCGTGTGACTTTTCGGCTCTCCTAGCCCGGATGACACTTGCTTTGCCCCGGAAGGCTTTGGTGTCGCCTCTTACCGTGCCGTTTCGCGGCCTTACGCTGGATCCCTCGGCGGCTGGTCGCAGATGAACCACATGTGTTCAATATTGAACACATGTGGTTGTCGTTAGCAGAAACAATTTTTCGGTCCGGCATTCCAGCGCGGTGACGATACCATCCAAGCCCGGGCCGAGGATTGCCACCAGGGAGCAGAACGGCAGTCGTCTACCCCAAGGCATCAAGCTCCTCCGCCATCGGCGCATCCTTTCTCATTAAGGCTAAATAATTATCTGCGCTGTTCCTGACAAAAGTCAGGGAGCGATCCCTCATTTTCTGATCTTGGACATAGCTTGATGATCCGATGCCGAGCAGCTCCTTGGTAAAATATTCCTCTGCATTTTTATGAACGTGCTCGTCTCGGAAGCTTTAGGAAGCGCTCAATGCGCCGCATGACGATACGAGGTCATGCGGATCTCCAAATATGTGCGGTTCGCAGTTGGCCACGCGAACACGTCAAGGAAGCGCCGCATCTAACCTTGTCGGCTACGGATAAAATCGAGCTCGGTCGTCTTGCACAGATCGTCGAGTATAAAACGGCTGGTTCACTTATCTTTTCACAAGGCAGCGAAGCCGCCTACCTGTATCTGCTGGCGAGTGGCGTAGTCCGAACATATCACGTTCTGAATAATGGAGAGCGCCAAGTCCTGGCCTTTCATTGGCCTGGCGATCTGTTCGGACTTGCCGAAAATGGCAAATATCTCGATTCCTCAGAAACGATTGCTTCTTCCAAGGTCTATCGATTTCCCGTCGGGAGGCTTGAGCAATTCCTTCTGATGAACCCGAATATCCAAGAAATTTTTTTAGTGAAAGCCGTGCATGATTTACGAAATACGCAACGCCAGCTCATTGTCATGGGACGGCTTGACATCCCGCGGCGGCTGGCGGCGTTTCTGCTCGATTGTTCGGCACATGAACGTTATTTCGATCATCGCGCCAACATTCTGACGCTGCCGATGAACCGCTACGATATCGCAGATTATCTCGGTACTTCCGCCGAAACCGTGACCCGCGCTCTCAGCCGATTGGAAAGCGAAGGCATGGTTCGCCGCGTCACAGCCCGCAAGATCGAACTTAAGCCAAGCACCTTAAAGGCGTTCGTCAACTTTGATTAAAGCGTGACGTATTTTAAGGCTGGCTCGGCTGCGCGATCGCCGCATGAAGTGGACTTCCATGTCATTATGATAGGGAGCTACGCCATACCTCATCACTGTTTGATCGAGGTCAAGGTCCATCGCGTGGGTTTTTGGTTTTCTGGCAATCAGTAGAAGATGCCCGGCGCTATATTTATTATCGTCAGGTCTCGTGCTGAAGAGTAGTGCATGGAGATCGAACCGCAACCAACCTCAGACTTTGTGCCTTCTCAAATCTGCACGTTGTTTGCGATTTCGGCCGACGCTTGCGAGGCTGTGAAGAGCAATCTGGCCGCCCGGCTTTTCAACCTCATCGCAGATGCGATCATCGTTGCCAGCGATGCGGACGAAATCATTTTCGTCAATCATCAAGCCGAAGAATTGTTCGGCTATGGAGCCAAGGAGATCGCGGGCCGGGCTCTCGGCACGCTGATTTCTTCCTCGGAGACACCCTGGCAGGCGCAGGCAATGCAACCATTTTGCACGCAATCCCTCGTTCTCAATCAAGGAGCGGAGGTCGTCGGACAGCGACGTGACGGGAAGCAATTTTTCGCCGAAGCCTCGATTACCCCCGCTCGTCAAAATGAGGCTCGGATCCGTATTCTGGTCCTGCGCGATATTTCGGCACGCAAACGAGAGGAAGATCATATGCGCGCTGCTTTGAAGGAACTGAGCGAAGCGGTCGAGGCAAAATCGCTTCTTTTGGAAGAGCTTCATCATCGCATGAAGAACAACCACCAAGTCATCCTTTCTATGATTCGCCTTCAGAAAGCGCGCCCGATCGGCCCCGAAGCTAAAGCCGAGCTCAATAATATGGAGACGCGGATTGCGGCCTTGAGCGGCGTCGGCGGCGAGCTTCTCCTCGCGCGCGAGGAGCAGTCGATTGCCTTAAGTACCTACCTGCGCCAGCTCGTTGGAAAGCTCAAAGACGTGTTCTGCCTTGCGCCTCTCTCCGTTGCCTTTCGGCTCGAACTCGAAGACATCAACGTTCCGGCCAAAACGGCAGCCAATATCGGCTTGTTGATCAATGAAGCAATCACCAACAGTTTCAAACATGCCGTGCCAAAAGGAGCGACGGAGATCAGCGTTGGCCTATCTCGAAGTGACGGCAATATTCTTCTGACCATCGGAGACAATGGCCCAGGCCCAGGCGTCGATCCGTCAGAGCATGTCGGTGGAACCGCATTGATGCGGCTTCTCGCCAAACAATTGATGGGAACGATCGAACTCAATCGGTCAAAACTTGGGGTGCACTATCTGATCCGGTTTCCGGCGTGCTAGAGCATCGTGCGCAAAAGTGTCAGCGAAGCCTAAACGACGCTCTACACTTTTCACGTAATCCCACTTGAAAGCGGGATGTTTTAGCGGACCGTATTGCCGGTGTGCTCCCAAACGTGGGCGGAGGGCTCACTCATCAATCTCACGCTCTCGGCTGAGGCCGATCAGCTCGTTGGCAAACTTCTTCTTCTGTTGATCATCAAGGCTCGCATAGAGCGGTTGGGCCGCATCGGCGAGCTTCTTTACATTGGCAGAGCGCTCGCCGAGAAACTTCGCATGGTCGTTTAAATATTGGATGACGTCGCCTCCGTCTTTCCGCTTCTCGTGTTCGGCTTGGAAGGCCACCAGACGATCAGCGCGAGCCTTATCGATGTCGTGCACGGCGCTTTCAAAACCGGGCCAGTTCTTCTCTTGATCCGGCGTAAGACGCAGATCGGCCTTGACGTGTGCCGTGCGGGCGTCCGATTCAGCAACAATTTGATTGGCAGTCAATGCGGCACGATCTGCGCGGTTTTCCGCGAAAGCTGATCCTGCGACTCCAACACCGGAGATGAGGGCCGCGACAGTTGCAGTCAGAAGGACTTTCTTCATGGCATTCTCTCCAAAGGATATTTGCCTCAGCACAATGCTTCGACACTGTCTCTCCTTAAAGACAGTGATCAGTCTTCTTGATTGGCCTGCGCTCGCATTGAGCTGGATCAATCATACGCATCGCAATTGAATTCGTGCTTGAGTAAAGTTTTCATGACGTATTGCGTTGCTTCTACGTCGAGACCACTCAGACGGTTCTTACGAAGAAGAACGGCGTCATCGTGAGCTGCTGTCACAGCCAATTAATCCCGGCCAGCAACAGTATCCGTTGAAGAATCGCCCCCAGGCAGACCAACGCGACTAGCAATTTGAGAAGGTTTGCCAAACGACCATCATTCACAAACTTATCGATGGCCCAAAAACAAATTGCACCCACGACTAAAATAATCAGAATTCCAATTAAAATCGAAAGCATAACGTTCCCCTGTGCTGGACGAATATACGAACCAAATCTGGACCGGCCGCAAGGGGCGCACTCGGAGTGATGGTTCGAACGCCACCTTGCGGTGGGACAGTATTATGAGACCGGACTGAATTATGTTGATAGAAATCAATCAACGTCCCGCGGGCATCAACTATCT
The Methyloferula stellata AR4 DNA segment above includes these coding regions:
- a CDS encoding PAS domain S-box protein; translated protein: MEIEPQPTSDFVPSQICTLFAISADACEAVKSNLAARLFNLIADAIIVASDADEIIFVNHQAEELFGYGAKEIAGRALGTLISSSETPWQAQAMQPFCTQSLVLNQGAEVVGQRRDGKQFFAEASITPARQNEARIRILVLRDISARKREEDHMRAALKELSEAVEAKSLLLEELHHRMKNNHQVILSMIRLQKARPIGPEAKAELNNMETRIAALSGVGGELLLAREEQSIALSTYLRQLVGKLKDVFCLAPLSVAFRLELEDINVPAKTAANIGLLINEAITNSFKHAVPKGATEISVGLSRSDGNILLTIGDNGPGPGVDPSEHVGGTALMRLLAKQLMGTIELNRSKLGVHYLIRFPAC
- a CDS encoding sensor histidine kinase translates to MPEELDPWADLTAIVSGAQDAIIGQSLDGVISSWNAGAEELFGYTAGEALGRPASMLAGTSETEDRLAISTRRIKEGEAVPPYEGLCRRKDGEIVHVSLALSPVLGRSGQLLGISQIARAIVVPSAERSARPAALGRQELDLIHFSRRSDMGQMAGAVAHELNQPLTAIINYLNAARRLLGSDDAGHSAQLTIAVDRAAQQARRATDILHHLRSFTSRSDGEREHMTLRAMLAGVNDLVLISARQSGVTVVFQLIADDIVFIDRVQIQQVLLNLMRNAVEAMAETIERELRVSSDRSGAHVRVSVADTGLGISSDVAARLFEPFVTTKPDGMGIGLPICQAIIKAHGGELWFDRASSLGATFHFTLPIVARVAES
- a CDS encoding Crp/Fnr family transcriptional regulator, which codes for MRRMTIRGHADLQICAVRSWPREHVKEAPHLTLSATDKIELGRLAQIVEYKTAGSLIFSQGSEAAYLYLLASGVVRTYHVLNNGERQVLAFHWPGDLFGLAENGKYLDSSETIASSKVYRFPVGRLEQFLLMNPNIQEIFLVKAVHDLRNTQRQLIVMGRLDIPRRLAAFLLDCSAHERYFDHRANILTLPMNRYDIADYLGTSAETVTRALSRLESEGMVRRVTARKIELKPSTLKAFVNFD
- a CDS encoding DUF3309 family protein, which translates into the protein MGTILIIVILILLFGGGGGYYGYSRYGAGGLGGVLGLVLIIILVLWLVGGLHTV
- a CDS encoding Crp/Fnr family transcriptional regulator, producing MTTRGHADLRIRAVRSWPREHGKEAPHLTLSAADKVELGRLAQIIEYKTVGSLIFSQGDEATYLYLLAEGVVRTHHVLNNGERQVLAFLWPGDLFGLAENGRYLSCAEAITPSKVYRFPIRRLEHFLLKNPSIQDSFFVKAVYDLRNTQRQLIVMGRFDIPRRLAAFLLDCSAHEHYFDHRTKILTLPMNRDDIADYLGTSAETVTRALNRLESEGMVQRITARKIELKPAILKAFIDLN
- a CDS encoding Spy/CpxP family protein refolding chaperone, which gives rise to MKKVLLTATVAALISGVGVAGSAFAENRADRAALTANQIVAESDARTAHVKADLRLTPDQEKNWPGFESAVHDIDKARADRLVAFQAEHEKRKDGGDVIQYLNDHAKFLGERSANVKKLADAAQPLYASLDDQQKKKFANELIGLSREREIDE